A stretch of the Paenibacillus dendritiformis genome encodes the following:
- a CDS encoding dihydroorotate dehydrogenase translates to MGEVGGFSCGFGGFTSIGVILVLFILLVIVSRAFIY, encoded by the coding sequence ATGGGTGAAGTTGGAGGCTTCTCTTGTGGATTCGGAGGATTTACTTCTATTGGTGTAATCTTGGTGCTTTTTATCTTGCTTGTTATTGTTTCTCGTGCATTTATCTACTAA
- a CDS encoding undecaprenyl-diphosphate phosphatase, whose protein sequence is MVYIWIAVILGIVEGLTEFIPVSSTGHMILTTRLMGIAEQEDFLKTFEIVIQLGAILAITVVYWERILGMLGLRSRTVAQGHVRTKQLNLVHVALGIGPALIVAYFARDYIKSQFDNTATILWALVGGGVFMWVAEWFGSRRKAAAETMDDITYLQALLIGLYQILSVVFPGFSRSGSTMSGGMLSGVSYRAAADFSFLMAIPIMFLASGYELIDGYRMLSLDIIGFFALGFIVSFIVAYLVVVTFLKHIQRIRLRHFAIYRFVLAGLFWFFILR, encoded by the coding sequence ATGGTCTATATTTGGATTGCGGTTATTTTGGGCATCGTGGAAGGCTTGACGGAATTTATCCCGGTCTCCTCTACCGGGCATATGATTTTGACGACCCGGCTTATGGGCATTGCCGAACAGGAGGATTTTCTGAAGACATTCGAAATCGTCATCCAGTTGGGCGCGATTCTCGCGATTACGGTTGTGTACTGGGAGCGGATTCTTGGCATGCTCGGACTGCGGAGCCGAACGGTGGCGCAGGGGCATGTCCGCACGAAGCAGCTCAATCTGGTGCATGTGGCGCTTGGCATCGGCCCGGCGCTCATCGTCGCTTACTTCGCCAGGGATTACATCAAGAGCCAGTTCGACAATACCGCGACCATATTGTGGGCCCTCGTGGGCGGAGGCGTATTCATGTGGGTCGCGGAATGGTTCGGATCCCGGCGCAAGGCGGCCGCGGAGACGATGGACGACATTACATACCTGCAGGCGCTGCTGATCGGACTGTACCAGATACTTTCTGTCGTCTTTCCGGGCTTTTCCCGTTCGGGCTCGACGATGTCGGGGGGCATGCTGAGCGGGGTCAGCTATCGGGCGGCTGCCGACTTCTCCTTTTTGATGGCGATTCCCATTATGTTCTTGGCGAGCGGCTACGAACTGATCGACGGGTATCGCATGCTCAGCCTCGATATTATCGGATTTTTCGCTCTCGGCTTCATCGTCTCCTTCATCGTGGCGTATCTCGTGGTCGTCACCTTTCTGAAGCATATCCAGCGCATTCGGCTCCGCCATTTTGCCATCTACCGCTTCGTGCTTGCCGGACTGTTCTGGTTCTTCATTTTACGATAA
- the sufD gene encoding Fe-S cluster assembly protein SufD, protein MSTQITLPVNRDAVANLSARNNEPAWLTEFRLQALDKAAALDNPIFEKTKIDRWDLDAYGQYAEGAAADSFAALPEGARAVFGEGAEPENVLVQHNSAVAYSKLNAELAAKGVIFTDLHTAAREHEDLVKPYLMQAVKADEHRIAALHAALWNGGVFLYVPRNVEVDVPVQALFYTDDSKATFAPHVLIVADANSRVNYVDNYVSGALSEPVMHNGVVEVFVKPGAKVTYASIHHLGEAATDISFRRAIVENDGRIEWVVGEMNNGNGASDTCSILKGNGSTSDAKVICVGNGDQKLNITTKAVHIGLSSESDMITRAVMRESASSIINGITKIEKGASKANGQQTERVLMLSPKARGDANPILLIDEDDVKAGHAASAGQVNPEQVYYLMSRGVSKEEAENLIIRGFLAPVVAELPNEHLQDLLRRYIERKLGQ, encoded by the coding sequence ATGAGCACGCAAATAACTTTACCAGTGAACCGGGATGCGGTAGCCAACCTTTCCGCCCGCAATAATGAACCGGCATGGTTGACCGAGTTCCGGCTGCAGGCCTTGGACAAGGCGGCAGCACTGGATAACCCGATATTTGAGAAAACGAAAATCGACCGCTGGGATCTCGATGCATACGGGCAGTATGCGGAAGGCGCGGCGGCTGACAGCTTTGCAGCCCTCCCGGAAGGCGCCCGAGCCGTATTCGGCGAAGGCGCGGAGCCGGAAAATGTGCTGGTGCAGCATAATTCCGCGGTCGCGTACAGCAAGCTGAATGCCGAGCTGGCGGCCAAAGGCGTCATTTTCACGGACCTGCATACGGCGGCCCGCGAGCATGAAGATCTGGTGAAGCCCTATCTGATGCAGGCCGTCAAAGCTGACGAGCACCGCATTGCGGCGCTGCATGCGGCGCTCTGGAATGGCGGCGTATTCCTGTACGTGCCTCGAAATGTGGAAGTGGACGTACCGGTGCAAGCTTTGTTCTATACCGATGATTCAAAGGCTACGTTCGCGCCGCATGTCTTGATAGTGGCCGATGCGAACAGCCGGGTGAATTACGTTGATAATTACGTGTCCGGCGCGTTGAGCGAACCGGTGATGCACAACGGCGTGGTTGAAGTGTTCGTGAAGCCGGGCGCGAAGGTGACTTACGCTTCGATCCATCATCTCGGCGAAGCGGCGACCGATATTTCGTTCCGCCGCGCCATCGTAGAGAATGACGGCCGGATCGAGTGGGTCGTCGGCGAGATGAACAACGGCAATGGAGCTTCCGACACCTGCTCGATTCTGAAGGGCAACGGCTCCACTTCCGATGCGAAGGTTATCTGCGTCGGGAACGGAGACCAGAAGCTGAACATTACGACGAAGGCCGTCCATATCGGCCTCAGTTCCGAGAGCGATATGATTACCCGGGCCGTGATGCGCGAATCCGCCTCTTCCATCATCAACGGAATCACGAAGATTGAGAAGGGCGCTTCCAAAGCGAACGGACAGCAGACCGAACGCGTGCTGATGCTGAGCCCGAAAGCCCGCGGCGACGCCAACCCGATCCTTCTCATCGATGAGGATGACGTCAAGGCAGGACACGCCGCTTCGGCCGGGCAGGTCAATCCGGAGCAAGTCTATTACCTGATGTCCCGCGGCGTATCCAAGGAGGAGGCGGAGAACCTGATTATTCGCGGGTTCCTGGCTCCGGTCGTGGCCGAACTGCCGAATGAGCATCTGCAGGATCTGCTGCGCCGCTACATCGAAAGGAAGTTAGGACAATGA
- a CDS encoding HD-GYP domain-containing protein, producing the protein MNVKVHVLSVTDGDIVAKDIFNSHGLLVISAGTRLKEKDIALLLRHHLDYIDIEEKKAESMTTLPQLASASGSDRLQSSYREAVGGVENLFYEAAAHGHIQDEQVEKTLTPLIHQIKAERDVVSLLLMMGTEEDCAYQHSVQVGMLSYYLAKWLNYNETDAVRVGKAGFLHDIGMALVDADTSSPARGIPGEEEAEKRKKHTRFGCDLLRGTYEDEWLYLAALQHHERMDGSGYPLGLKEDEIHPVSRIVAIADVYSEMTSACSGLQKQNLFCVLRELHAMSFGQLDPTMTHTFIRNMVPNFLHKQARLNDGRTGVIVMSNQTELFRPLVQIDQEFVDLAQRRQLEIDHVYM; encoded by the coding sequence ATGAACGTGAAGGTTCATGTCTTAAGCGTGACGGACGGCGACATCGTGGCGAAGGATATTTTTAATTCCCACGGTCTTCTTGTGATCTCCGCCGGAACGAGATTGAAGGAGAAGGACATCGCCCTGCTCCTGCGGCATCATCTTGATTATATCGACATTGAAGAAAAAAAAGCCGAATCGATGACAACGCTTCCACAACTCGCATCCGCATCCGGATCGGATCGGCTGCAGTCTTCCTACAGGGAAGCGGTTGGCGGAGTCGAGAATTTATTTTATGAGGCGGCTGCCCATGGTCATATCCAAGACGAGCAAGTGGAAAAGACCTTGACGCCGCTGATTCATCAGATTAAGGCGGAACGGGATGTCGTCTCCCTGCTCCTGATGATGGGAACGGAAGAGGATTGCGCCTACCAGCATTCGGTGCAAGTCGGAATGCTGTCCTATTATTTGGCGAAGTGGCTCAATTATAATGAGACGGATGCGGTGCGCGTTGGCAAGGCCGGCTTCCTTCATGATATCGGCATGGCCCTGGTGGATGCGGATACTTCATCGCCGGCGAGGGGAATTCCGGGCGAGGAAGAAGCCGAGAAGCGGAAAAAGCACACCCGCTTCGGGTGCGACTTGCTTCGGGGGACCTATGAAGACGAATGGCTGTATCTGGCCGCGCTGCAGCATCACGAACGGATGGATGGAAGCGGTTATCCGCTGGGCCTGAAGGAAGACGAGATTCATCCCGTCTCCCGTATCGTCGCCATCGCCGACGTGTACAGCGAGATGACCTCGGCCTGCAGCGGCCTGCAGAAGCAGAACCTGTTCTGCGTATTGCGGGAACTGCACGCGATGAGCTTCGGCCAGTTGGATCCTACGATGACCCATACCTTCATCCGGAACATGGTTCCGAACTTCCTCCACAAGCAAGCCCGGCTCAATGACGGCCGGACGGGTGTCATCGTGATGTCGAATCAGACCGAACTGTTCCGCCCGCTCGTGCAAATCGATCAGGAGTTCGTCGATCTGGCGCAGCGAAGACAGTTGGAAATCGATCATGTGTACATGTAA
- a CDS encoding bifunctional metallophosphatase/5'-nucleotidase: MPSLPRNTSDSILLLYTNDIHSHWDGAARLASLMNRYRRHCPEKIVLLDGGDHMDRAYMETEGTYGAANVRLMNRLGYDAAVIGNNEGLTFVPDRLGEVYRSNARFPVLGANVAALSTGQRPEWLKPWAELERGGIRIGIVGVTAPYADYYRLLGWEVGEPIAAVQEAVSVLRPRVDLLVVLSHCGLTTDMKMAEETEGIDLILGGHSHHLLPDGHRVGRTWLLAAGKYGGHLGVAECRRAPSGELELAVRCIPVTEELPDPSVEGELLQARAEAARRLSVPVAQVAEPLAVRYDRPSPLGQLLAQALRDHTGADIGLVNAGQLLGDLPAGTVTAGMLHKLCPSPINPVRMHLSGADVKQAIRESLHEDAYGRVVRGYGFRGGQLGTLCVDRLQVEWSRGPDEERIRLRLDGREVADTDRLVVGTIDMFVFGGGYPSLKNGQDIIFFLPEMLRDILAVQLRKAEEVLRCREERLTIVHYR; encoded by the coding sequence ATGCCGTCGCTACCAAGGAATACATCAGATTCGATTCTATTGCTGTATACGAACGATATTCACAGCCATTGGGACGGGGCGGCCCGCCTGGCTTCGCTCATGAACCGTTACCGTCGGCATTGCCCGGAGAAGATTGTGCTGCTGGACGGCGGCGATCATATGGACCGGGCTTATATGGAGACGGAGGGGACCTATGGCGCGGCCAATGTGCGGCTTATGAACCGGCTAGGGTACGATGCCGCCGTGATCGGCAATAATGAAGGGCTGACGTTCGTGCCCGATCGGCTTGGGGAAGTATACCGGAGCAATGCCCGTTTTCCCGTCTTGGGAGCGAACGTCGCCGCGCTGAGCACCGGGCAGCGTCCGGAATGGCTGAAGCCGTGGGCCGAGCTGGAGCGGGGCGGGATTCGGATTGGCATCGTCGGTGTTACGGCGCCCTACGCCGACTACTACCGCCTGCTTGGTTGGGAGGTCGGCGAACCGATAGCCGCGGTGCAGGAGGCGGTCTCCGTTCTCCGTCCCCGCGTCGATCTGCTCGTCGTCCTGTCGCACTGCGGGCTGACGACGGATATGAAAATGGCCGAAGAGACGGAAGGAATCGATCTTATTCTCGGCGGACACAGTCATCATCTGCTTCCGGACGGCCATAGAGTGGGGCGGACCTGGCTGCTGGCGGCGGGGAAATACGGCGGCCATCTGGGCGTGGCCGAGTGCCGTCGGGCCCCTTCGGGCGAACTGGAGCTGGCGGTGCGCTGCATCCCGGTGACCGAAGAGCTGCCTGATCCGAGCGTGGAGGGCGAACTGCTCCAGGCCAGGGCCGAGGCAGCCCGGAGACTGTCCGTCCCTGTCGCTCAGGTCGCGGAGCCGCTCGCCGTGCGCTACGATCGGCCGTCTCCTCTTGGTCAGCTGCTGGCTCAAGCGCTTCGCGATCATACCGGGGCGGATATCGGCCTCGTCAATGCCGGTCAATTGCTTGGGGATCTGCCGGCCGGAACGGTAACCGCGGGCATGCTGCATAAGCTATGTCCTTCCCCCATCAATCCAGTCCGGATGCATCTATCCGGCGCGGACGTGAAGCAGGCCATCCGGGAGAGCCTGCATGAGGATGCTTACGGCCGGGTCGTCCGCGGCTACGGGTTCCGCGGTGGCCAGCTTGGCACGCTGTGCGTCGACCGGCTGCAGGTGGAATGGAGTCGCGGCCCGGACGAGGAGCGGATTCGGCTGCGGCTCGATGGACGGGAAGTAGCGGATACCGATCGGCTCGTCGTCGGCACGATCGACATGTTTGTATTTGGCGGAGGCTATCCGAGCTTGAAAAATGGACAGGATATCATATTTTTCCTGCCGGAGATGCTGCGCGATATTTTGGCCGTCCAGCTGCGGAAGGCGGAGGAAGTGCTCCGCTGCCGCGAGGAGCGGCTCACGATTGTCCATTATCGTTAG
- a CDS encoding sporulation protein YjcZ has product MSGVVGGSCGLGGLWTSTGVILVLFILLVIVSRACIL; this is encoded by the coding sequence ATGAGCGGTGTTGTTGGAGGTTCGTGTGGCCTCGGAGGTCTCTGGACTTCCACGGGGGTAATCTTGGTGCTGTTTATCTTGCTTGTAATCGTTTCTCGTGCATGTATCTTGTAA
- the sufU gene encoding Fe-S cluster assembly sulfur transfer protein SufU, translating to MQLDDLYRRVIMDHYKKPRNRGTFDSDAVTIELNNPTCGDRISLQLMVEDNKVVDARFTGEGCSISMSSASMMTDAVKGRTLEEAIEMAERFSSMVKGENVAFDEYEDLEALSGVCKFPARIKCATLAWNALRKGIEEPTK from the coding sequence ATGCAATTGGATGATTTGTACCGGCGCGTCATCATGGATCATTACAAAAAGCCGCGCAACCGCGGTACGTTCGATTCCGATGCGGTAACGATCGAATTGAACAATCCGACCTGCGGCGACCGCATTTCCTTGCAGCTGATGGTAGAGGATAATAAAGTCGTCGATGCCCGCTTTACCGGGGAGGGCTGTTCGATCAGCATGTCGAGCGCCTCGATGATGACCGATGCGGTCAAGGGCAGAACGTTGGAAGAAGCGATTGAGATGGCTGAACGGTTCTCCTCCATGGTGAAAGGCGAGAACGTGGCATTCGACGAATATGAAGATCTGGAAGCACTGTCTGGCGTATGCAAATTCCCGGCCCGGATCAAATGTGCGACGCTGGCCTGGAACGCGCTGCGCAAAGGGATTGAAGAGCCGACGAAATAA
- a CDS encoding cysteine desulfurase codes for MIGRELRKQFPILNQEINGHPLVYLDNAATSQKPAAVIRAVQDYYERDNANVHRGVHTLGSRATDAYEGARETVARFIRARHSEEIVFTRGTTTALNLVASSYARSVCKEGDEIVLTPMEHHSNLIPWQQVAKATGATLKYIPLQEDGTIDLADVEQTVTDRTKIVTVTYASNVLGVINPVKGIAAIAHRHGAVMVVDGAQSTPHMRIDVQDLDCDFYTLSGHKMCGPSGIGALYGKKELLNMMEPIEFGGEMIDHVDLYESTWKEIPWRFEGGTPIIAGAVGLAAAIKFLEEVGLDAIAAHEHELAQYAVEQLSAIEGITIYGPKKNRIGLVTFNLDDVHPHDVATVLDSKGIAIRAGHHCCQPLMRWLKASATARASFYLYNTEEDIDRLAEALRATKEYFSDAIG; via the coding sequence ATGATAGGGCGCGAGCTTCGTAAGCAGTTTCCGATACTGAATCAGGAGATTAACGGTCACCCTCTCGTCTATTTGGACAATGCGGCTACTTCGCAGAAGCCGGCAGCGGTTATCCGTGCTGTTCAGGACTATTACGAACGGGACAATGCGAACGTCCACCGCGGCGTGCATACGCTCGGTTCCCGGGCAACGGATGCTTATGAAGGAGCGCGCGAGACAGTAGCCCGGTTCATTCGCGCCCGGCATTCGGAAGAGATTGTATTCACCCGCGGCACGACGACGGCGTTGAATCTGGTAGCCTCCTCGTATGCCCGCTCCGTATGCAAGGAAGGCGACGAGATCGTGCTGACGCCGATGGAGCATCACAGCAATCTCATTCCGTGGCAGCAGGTTGCCAAAGCGACCGGCGCTACGTTGAAATATATTCCTCTGCAAGAGGATGGAACGATTGACCTGGCGGACGTGGAACAGACCGTGACGGATCGGACGAAGATTGTCACGGTCACGTATGCCTCGAACGTGCTGGGCGTTATCAATCCGGTGAAGGGGATCGCGGCCATCGCGCATCGTCACGGCGCCGTGATGGTAGTCGACGGGGCGCAGAGCACGCCGCATATGCGGATTGACGTTCAGGACTTGGACTGCGATTTCTACACGCTGTCCGGGCATAAAATGTGCGGTCCGTCAGGAATTGGGGCATTATATGGCAAGAAAGAGCTGCTGAACATGATGGAGCCTATCGAGTTCGGCGGCGAAATGATTGACCATGTTGACTTGTATGAGTCGACATGGAAGGAGATCCCGTGGCGCTTCGAGGGCGGCACGCCGATCATTGCCGGAGCCGTCGGCTTGGCCGCGGCGATCAAGTTCCTCGAAGAGGTCGGCCTCGACGCGATTGCCGCTCACGAGCATGAGCTGGCGCAGTACGCGGTCGAGCAGCTCTCCGCGATTGAAGGGATAACGATTTACGGTCCGAAGAAGAACCGGATCGGTCTCGTTACCTTCAATCTGGATGATGTTCACCCGCATGATGTGGCGACCGTTCTCGATTCGAAGGGAATTGCCATTCGCGCGGGCCACCATTGCTGTCAGCCGCTGATGCGCTGGCTCAAGGCAAGCGCGACGGCACGGGCAAGCTTCTATCTGTATAATACGGAGGAAGACATCGACCGTCTGGCAGAAGCCTTGCGGGCAACAAAGGAGTATTTCAGCGATGCAATTGGATGA
- the sufB gene encoding Fe-S cluster assembly protein SufB codes for MAKEMPELEEYKYGFRDNHQSIFQSGKGLTPEIVREISKIKGEPDWMLDFRLKSLKQFEKMPLPRWGGDLNELDFDDIQYYVRPSEKQGKTWEEVPAEIKETFDKLGIPEAEQKFLAGVSAQYESEVVYHSMQKDLEEQGVIFMDTDSALREHPEIFKEHFGTVVPPADNKFAALNSAVWSGGSFIYVPKGVKCEIPLQAYFRINSENMGQFERTLIIADEDSFVHYVEGCTAPIYSTNSLHSAVVEIIVKKNARVRYTTIQNWAPNIYNLVTKRAVCEENANMEWVDGNIGSKLTMKYPAVILKGRGAKGSVLSIAVAGKGQHQDAGAKMLHLAPDTTSTIVSKSISKHGGKVTYRGIASFGRNSEGSKANVKCDTLIMDNQSTSDTIPYNEVMNDNIQLEHEATVSKVSEDQLFYLMSRGLTEDEATQMIVMGFIEPFTKELPMEYAVEMNRLIKLEMEGSIG; via the coding sequence ATGGCGAAAGAAATGCCAGAACTTGAGGAATATAAATATGGCTTTCGCGATAATCACCAATCGATTTTCCAATCCGGCAAAGGATTGACTCCGGAAATCGTCCGGGAAATCTCCAAGATTAAGGGGGAGCCGGACTGGATGCTTGATTTCCGCTTGAAGTCGCTGAAGCAATTTGAGAAAATGCCGCTTCCGCGTTGGGGCGGCGATCTGAATGAACTGGATTTCGATGATATTCAATATTATGTTCGTCCTTCCGAGAAGCAGGGCAAGACGTGGGAGGAAGTGCCGGCGGAGATTAAGGAGACGTTCGACAAGCTGGGAATTCCGGAAGCGGAGCAGAAGTTCCTGGCCGGCGTATCCGCGCAGTATGAATCCGAAGTCGTCTATCACAGCATGCAAAAGGATCTCGAAGAGCAAGGCGTTATCTTCATGGATACCGACTCGGCCCTGCGCGAGCATCCGGAAATTTTCAAGGAGCACTTCGGCACGGTCGTTCCTCCGGCGGATAACAAGTTCGCTGCATTGAACAGCGCGGTATGGTCCGGGGGCAGCTTCATCTATGTGCCGAAGGGAGTCAAATGCGAAATCCCGCTGCAGGCGTATTTCCGCATCAACTCCGAGAACATGGGGCAATTCGAGCGCACGCTCATCATTGCCGACGAAGACAGCTTTGTGCACTATGTAGAAGGCTGCACGGCTCCGATCTACAGCACGAACTCGCTGCATAGCGCGGTCGTCGAGATTATCGTGAAGAAGAACGCCCGCGTCCGTTATACGACGATTCAGAACTGGGCCCCGAATATTTACAACCTGGTTACGAAGCGCGCGGTCTGCGAAGAGAACGCGAACATGGAATGGGTGGATGGCAACATCGGCTCCAAGCTGACGATGAAATACCCGGCCGTTATTTTGAAGGGCCGCGGAGCCAAAGGCTCGGTGCTCTCCATCGCGGTAGCGGGCAAAGGCCAGCACCAGGATGCAGGCGCGAAAATGCTGCATCTGGCGCCGGACACGACATCGACAATCGTATCCAAGTCGATCTCGAAGCACGGCGGCAAAGTAACGTATCGCGGCATCGCGTCCTTCGGCCGGAATTCCGAAGGCTCCAAGGCCAATGTCAAATGCGATACGCTCATCATGGATAATCAATCCACGTCCGATACGATTCCGTATAACGAAGTCATGAATGACAATATTCAATTGGAGCATGAGGCGACCGTATCCAAGGTGTCGGAGGATCAGCTCTTCTATCTGATGAGCCGCGGATTGACGGAAGACGAAGCGACCCAGATGATTGTCATGGGCTTTATCGAGCCGTTCACGAAAGAATTGCCAATGGAATATGCGGTTGAGATGAACCGTCTCATCAAATTGGAGATGGAAGGATCTATCGGTTAA
- a CDS encoding polysaccharide deacetylase family protein, translating to MNRVRKRLERAARAGMICFAAMALLFITAETNVHKGEAAGRAAGGKAAEQGQHGAGARGTIKPMPANAAGKPIRKDRAYFEERGDIVWEVPSAGKRIALTFDDGPDPKNTPAILELLKKHEAKATFFLVGWRVKDNPELVKRTLREGHEVGNHSYYHKYFRRGISAAEIEEDMMKAHRLIKQVTGTAPHLYRPPGGYYNQELVDVARANDYRIVMWSWHQDTKDWSSPGVQRIVNKVLNSARNGDIVLMHDFAEGRSQTVEALKTILPELKKRGYSMVTVSELMAHRVKGEVKKPRK from the coding sequence ATGAATCGCGTAAGGAAACGCCTGGAACGAGCGGCACGAGCAGGGATGATCTGCTTTGCGGCAATGGCCCTGCTGTTCATTACGGCGGAGACGAATGTACATAAGGGGGAGGCTGCGGGGAGAGCCGCCGGCGGTAAGGCTGCCGAGCAGGGACAGCATGGTGCCGGAGCGAGAGGGACGATCAAGCCAATGCCGGCGAACGCCGCCGGGAAGCCGATACGCAAAGATCGGGCTTATTTTGAGGAACGGGGAGATATCGTCTGGGAGGTGCCGTCAGCCGGCAAGCGGATTGCCCTCACATTTGACGATGGTCCTGATCCGAAAAATACGCCTGCCATTCTGGAGCTCCTGAAGAAGCATGAAGCCAAGGCTACCTTTTTCCTGGTCGGATGGCGGGTGAAGGATAACCCGGAGTTGGTGAAGCGCACCCTACGTGAAGGACATGAGGTCGGGAACCATTCTTATTACCATAAATATTTTCGCCGCGGGATATCGGCCGCCGAGATCGAGGAGGATATGATGAAGGCGCACCGCCTCATCAAGCAGGTGACCGGGACGGCCCCTCACCTGTATCGACCGCCTGGAGGCTATTATAATCAAGAGCTCGTCGATGTCGCCCGTGCCAACGATTACCGCATCGTCATGTGGTCATGGCACCAGGACACAAAGGACTGGAGTTCGCCCGGGGTTCAGCGCATCGTCAATAAAGTACTGAATTCGGCCCGGAATGGGGACATCGTGCTCATGCATGATTTCGCAGAGGGCCGTTCGCAGACGGTGGAGGCCTTGAAGACGATTCTGCCGGAACTCAAAAAGCGGGGCTACTCCATGGTCACGGTCTCCGAATTGATGGCGCACCGGGTCAAGGGAGAAGTGAAAAAGCCCCGCAAATAA
- a CDS encoding HD-GYP domain-containing protein — MPIQACRPGMRLAKKIFNEEGLVLLGEAVQLSEAYIDRLAKMGISYVYIEDNRTEGIEAPSLLSEKTRREAAVMIRRQFKQMMNESTSRKQPRPPSPIGKAFGGILDSIIDELSGHEDAMIMLTDMQTTDHYLFQHSLNVCIYTTLLGIHHGYGKEEQRVLSMGALLHDIGKTQIDLNILNKPGKLTDEEFAEMKRHAELGYLILKEEPNIPLLSAHCAFQHHERLNGSGYPRGIRSDEIHEYAKWVAIADSYDAMTSHRVYKEATLPHVALELLYTGADTLYDASMLAVFRDRLAVYPIGMSVRLSTGETGVVARIHSEYPQRPIVRILTGPEGEELAVPYEVDLARSLNVTIVGSHVQN; from the coding sequence ATGCCAATTCAGGCTTGCCGTCCCGGCATGCGGCTAGCGAAAAAAATTTTCAATGAAGAAGGCCTCGTCCTGCTGGGCGAGGCGGTACAGTTGTCCGAAGCATATATTGACCGGCTCGCGAAGATGGGCATCTCTTATGTGTACATTGAGGATAACCGGACGGAAGGCATCGAAGCTCCTTCGCTGTTGAGCGAGAAGACGCGCAGGGAAGCGGCGGTCATGATCCGGCGCCAGTTCAAGCAGATGATGAATGAATCGACATCCCGGAAGCAGCCGCGGCCGCCCTCGCCGATCGGCAAAGCGTTTGGAGGCATACTCGATTCGATTATCGACGAGCTGTCCGGTCACGAAGACGCGATGATTATGCTGACCGATATGCAGACGACCGATCATTACCTGTTCCAGCATTCGTTGAATGTTTGCATTTATACGACGCTGCTTGGCATCCATCACGGGTATGGAAAGGAAGAGCAGCGGGTATTGAGCATGGGCGCGCTGCTTCATGACATCGGGAAGACGCAGATTGATCTGAATATTTTGAACAAGCCCGGCAAGCTGACGGATGAGGAATTTGCCGAGATGAAGCGGCATGCCGAGCTCGGCTACCTCATCCTGAAGGAGGAGCCGAATATTCCGCTGCTGTCCGCCCATTGCGCGTTCCAGCATCATGAGCGTCTGAACGGAAGCGGGTACCCGCGCGGCATTCGTTCCGATGAGATTCATGAGTATGCGAAATGGGTCGCGATTGCCGACTCCTATGACGCGATGACATCGCATCGGGTGTATAAGGAAGCTACCTTGCCCCATGTCGCGTTGGAATTGCTGTACACGGGGGCGGATACGCTCTATGATGCATCGATGCTCGCCGTATTCCGCGATCGGCTGGCCGTCTATCCCATCGGGATGTCCGTCCGCCTGAGCACCGGGGAGACCGGCGTCGTAGCCCGCATTCATTCGGAATATCCTCAGCGGCCGATCGTGCGAATCTTGACCGGGCCCGAGGGAGAAGAGCTCGCCGTGCCGTACGAGGTCGATCTGGCCCGGTCGCTGAATGTGACGATCGTCGGCTCGCACGTCCAAAATTGA